Proteins from one Mesotoga infera genomic window:
- a CDS encoding extracellular solute-binding protein, which produces MNIYLNEGGHYAIRLGYTVTGSSILPPEVSIEINGVYQFLEAQRVTLVQYWKYETLDFPLNRYGDEVLPSQTILPNPLDYTLRDSSSLFRQPLLFSLEKGENTVKLTLLSGEITLHSVEVLSLEEIPAYAKPGADRPKGDFITIVEAEHPSYKSDTTINAIANRSLDVVPFDTYRSLLNTFGGASWKNGGQAVFYEFEVPSDGYYCIAFKYIQDSKSKMRVFRKITIDGAVPYKELESYPFDSSTVWKIETLESDGENLELYLTAGRHTLGITVNVSVYESVLMTLKTMISQINDFALQIRYLTGGGNIDRNVEWEIEDYFPGIDETLAAMREELAREYSEASRINGNEDSQELTSFRTAIMLLERLMKAPDEIPKKLDLLVGSVGSIVSELSVALNGFQNMPLTLDRIYIYAGETAPSFKRASIFASLWEGIKRFVDSFKPARYKAGGSDGSVVLEVWINRARQYSDIIQQLVDDDFTPRTGIVVDLSIIKDEQKLILANAAGKSPDIALGISNWIPFEMGIRGAALALSDFEDFTIFARNFMPGTFLPFMYEGKVYGLPETQDFYLTFYRKDVLGMLNIPVPSTWEEVKLILPELHRNGLNYYIPIGGTASSKAFMTTAPFFFQHHARLYSEDGLSTAIDRKEGLEAIREMTDLFAIYGMPLQVSSFFEHFRKADIPIGISNLATYVQLMIAAPELKGLWGLAPSPGVAHGDIERWQTGSAQAVAIFGDTAHPQEAWQFLKWWLSKETQSRFVFQVLSTYGLEYLILPSNRFAFEDVPLPHEDKEAIREQWEWLQEVPRSPATYILEREISNIWNRVVLEGRPIRVAVDDAVQRINREILRKMEEFGYVVNGRKVREYEIPDLEKILAWWSE; this is translated from the coding sequence TTGAATATATATCTGAACGAGGGCGGCCACTATGCCATCAGGCTCGGCTACACGGTTACCGGCTCTTCGATCCTCCCCCCGGAGGTCTCCATCGAGATAAACGGCGTTTATCAGTTCCTCGAGGCGCAGAGAGTGACGCTCGTTCAGTACTGGAAATACGAGACGCTGGACTTTCCGCTGAACAGGTACGGGGACGAAGTACTGCCCTCTCAGACGATTCTCCCGAATCCGCTCGATTATACGCTGCGAGACTCCTCGAGTCTTTTCAGGCAACCGCTGCTCTTCTCTCTCGAAAAGGGCGAAAATACGGTGAAGCTGACACTCCTCTCCGGAGAGATAACCCTGCACTCGGTGGAGGTTCTGTCGCTCGAGGAGATCCCCGCTTACGCGAAACCCGGTGCGGATCGGCCGAAAGGCGATTTCATCACGATAGTGGAAGCCGAACACCCTTCTTACAAGAGCGACACCACCATCAACGCGATCGCGAACAGGAGTCTCGACGTCGTTCCCTTCGACACTTATCGATCGCTTCTAAACACCTTTGGCGGAGCCTCGTGGAAGAACGGCGGACAGGCCGTCTTCTATGAATTCGAGGTTCCCTCCGACGGATATTACTGTATAGCCTTCAAATACATTCAGGACTCGAAATCGAAGATGAGAGTCTTCAGAAAGATAACTATAGACGGCGCAGTGCCGTATAAAGAGCTCGAAAGTTATCCCTTCGATTCCTCGACCGTCTGGAAGATAGAAACTCTCGAAAGCGACGGAGAGAACCTGGAGCTCTACCTGACCGCTGGCAGACACACGCTTGGAATCACCGTCAACGTGAGCGTTTACGAAAGCGTCCTGATGACTTTGAAAACTATGATATCTCAAATAAACGACTTCGCCCTGCAGATAAGATATCTCACGGGCGGGGGCAATATCGACAGAAATGTGGAGTGGGAGATCGAGGACTACTTCCCCGGGATAGACGAAACTCTGGCCGCCATGAGAGAGGAGCTAGCACGGGAATACTCGGAGGCATCCCGGATAAACGGCAACGAAGATTCACAGGAATTGACCTCTTTCAGAACGGCCATAATGCTTCTGGAGAGGCTTATGAAAGCTCCCGACGAGATACCGAAAAAGCTCGATTTGCTGGTTGGAAGCGTCGGATCGATCGTCTCGGAACTCTCAGTCGCCCTGAACGGCTTCCAGAATATGCCGCTCACGCTCGACCGCATATATATTTACGCCGGCGAAACGGCTCCCTCTTTCAAGAGGGCCTCCATCTTCGCCTCTCTCTGGGAGGGGATCAAGAGGTTCGTCGATTCCTTCAAGCCGGCCCGGTACAAAGCCGGGGGGAGCGATGGTTCGGTGGTTCTGGAAGTTTGGATAAACAGGGCCAGACAGTACTCGGACATAATCCAGCAGCTCGTGGACGACGATTTCACCCCCAGAACGGGGATAGTGGTTGATCTATCGATCATCAAGGATGAACAGAAGCTGATCCTGGCCAACGCGGCCGGCAAGTCGCCGGACATCGCCCTCGGGATAAGCAACTGGATACCCTTCGAGATGGGGATAAGGGGCGCGGCTCTGGCCCTCTCGGATTTCGAGGACTTCACGATCTTCGCCCGCAACTTCATGCCCGGCACCTTCCTTCCCTTCATGTACGAGGGCAAAGTTTACGGTCTGCCAGAGACGCAGGATTTTTATCTCACCTTTTACAGAAAAGATGTGCTCGGCATGCTCAACATTCCGGTGCCCTCGACCTGGGAGGAGGTAAAGCTCATACTGCCGGAGCTGCACAGAAACGGCCTGAACTACTATATTCCGATCGGAGGGACGGCCTCATCCAAGGCCTTCATGACCACGGCTCCCTTCTTCTTCCAGCACCATGCGAGGCTGTACAGCGAAGACGGGCTGAGCACCGCGATAGACAGGAAGGAAGGATTGGAGGCGATCCGGGAGATGACCGACCTCTTCGCCATATACGGCATGCCGCTTCAGGTATCCAGTTTCTTCGAGCATTTCAGGAAGGCCGATATCCCGATCGGCATAAGCAATCTTGCGACCTATGTCCAGCTTATGATAGCCGCTCCCGAGCTGAAAGGCCTCTGGGGGCTGGCCCCCTCGCCCGGGGTCGCTCACGGGGACATAGAGAGGTGGCAGACCGGCTCGGCCCAGGCCGTGGCGATCTTCGGCGACACCGCTCACCCGCAAGAGGCCTGGCAGTTCCTCAAATGGTGGCTCTCAAAGGAGACCCAATCTCGCTTCGTCTTCCAGGTTCTCAGCACGTACGGACTGGAGTATCTGATCCTCCCCTCGAACAGGTTCGCCTTCGAGGACGTACCGCTTCCCCACGAGGACAAAGAAGCGATACGAGAACAGTGGGAGTGGCTCCAGGAAGTCCCCAGGAGTCCGGCGACCTACATCCTGGAGCGCGAAATTAGCAACATCTGGAACAGGGTCGTTCTCGAGGGAAGACCGATAAGGGTGGCCGTTGACGATGCCGTGCAGAGGATCAACAGAGAGATCCTCAGGAAGATGGAGGAGTTCGGCTACGTCGTGAACGGCAGGAAAGTCAGAGAATACGAGATCCCCGATCTCGAAAAAATACTGGCCTGGTGGAGTGAGTGA
- a CDS encoding ABC transporter substrate-binding protein, translating to MKKLVMIGLVILLVTAAMAQAVTIVYANWNLSLDIEKKIVEEFMKTHPDIKVEFADLDYGKYEDSLIAAAAAGKLPDVIMIPNIPMALVNDWALDITAMTAKDTEWENIPAPLRGATVYNEKVFAIPSGFYMLGYFVNEDLFTNYNVPQLPYAPDWNTMLSAIRRLTIPRDGVLGIAEEVQIPEWFPATKDPALGYFTWDGEKYNLDHPAFIEGVKIAKQFFDGKFVFDSLPDEQKQQYNAGWYGDVWNQGKIAIRWSGTWDTASFATLPFPSRFIGVPEGKVTVVGDFFVLSKTTKYPEQAYEFAKYITFAKEGILKRLEIDTANQWTSMPLTTEQDVLDEYFKVKKLFPGIDEAFARISEGIVEGVKIVPGYIQSRWTAPTGIKVGDNDNASIGDVIWNSMRGNVNIADYAGQLNKLANEQYRKAIEKIAIMTD from the coding sequence ATGAAAAAGCTAGTGATGATAGGTCTTGTGATCCTGCTCGTTACGGCGGCCATGGCACAGGCCGTAACGATCGTCTATGCCAACTGGAATCTCAGTCTGGACATCGAGAAGAAGATAGTTGAGGAGTTCATGAAGACTCACCCGGATATCAAGGTGGAGTTCGCCGATCTCGATTACGGCAAGTACGAAGACTCACTGATTGCCGCGGCCGCTGCAGGGAAGCTGCCCGACGTCATAATGATTCCGAACATCCCCATGGCGCTGGTGAACGACTGGGCGCTGGACATAACGGCTATGACGGCGAAAGATACCGAGTGGGAAAACATACCCGCTCCGCTGAGGGGAGCCACCGTTTATAACGAAAAGGTCTTCGCCATTCCTTCGGGCTTCTATATGCTCGGATACTTCGTCAACGAAGACCTCTTCACCAACTACAACGTTCCGCAGCTGCCTTACGCTCCCGACTGGAACACGATGCTATCGGCGATCAGGAGGCTCACCATCCCCAGGGACGGCGTCCTCGGCATAGCCGAAGAGGTCCAGATCCCCGAATGGTTCCCGGCGACCAAGGACCCCGCGCTTGGCTACTTCACCTGGGACGGCGAGAAGTACAACCTCGATCACCCGGCCTTCATAGAAGGCGTCAAGATCGCCAAGCAGTTCTTCGACGGCAAGTTCGTCTTCGACAGCCTTCCGGATGAGCAGAAACAGCAGTACAACGCCGGCTGGTACGGAGACGTCTGGAACCAGGGCAAGATAGCGATCAGATGGTCGGGCACATGGGACACGGCCTCTTTCGCCACGCTGCCCTTCCCGAGCCGCTTCATCGGCGTACCCGAAGGCAAGGTGACCGTTGTGGGAGACTTCTTCGTCCTCTCCAAGACGACTAAATACCCGGAGCAGGCCTACGAATTCGCCAAGTACATAACCTTCGCCAAAGAGGGTATTCTCAAAAGACTGGAGATCGACACGGCCAACCAGTGGACCTCTATGCCTCTGACCACGGAGCAGGACGTTCTCGATGAATACTTCAAGGTCAAGAAGCTCTTCCCGGGAATCGATGAAGCCTTCGCCAGAATCTCCGAAGGCATCGTCGAGGGCGTGAAGATAGTCCCCGGCTATATCCAGTCCCGCTGGACGGCGCCCACCGGAATCAAGGTCGGAGACAACGACAACGCCTCGATAGGCGACGTGATATGGAACAGCATGAGGGGTAACGTGAACATAGCAGACTACGCCGGTCAGCTCAACAAGCTGGCCAACGAGCAATACAGGAAAGCCATCGAGAAGATCGCGATAATGACAGACTGA
- a CDS encoding GH36-type glycosyl hydrolase domain-containing protein, whose protein sequence is MRLFESKYGYFTPDGREYVIVDPRTPRPWVNVISNGDYSMIASHTGSGYSWRGNAGQNRITRSYQDLIRDDWGKYYYIRDRESGRFWSAGWKPVMAQYSLYEAVHGMGYTIYRHRVEDIYSEMKVFVAAKTPVELAEITLKNEGVTTRRLDITSYFEWVLGNFPDEHREFHKLFIVPAFRDNAIHVRKYLGQFPDGKGRWNNTDWNQIAFHGVSEPVKSYTCDKESFIGMYGSQERPAALLEDELPGKCDRFGDPCAALRVEVVLAPGQSKSVVFTTGTAIIGEEDPEELLKSHTSLEASRRLFSEVKEMWDGLLEAEKVETPDPALNIMTNYWSKYQAISGRLWGKSGYYQVSAGYGFRDQLQDSQIFLAADPDLMRKQILLHAQHQFREGDVFHWWFTMGGGGPRTGCSDDLLWLPFITSQYVRETLDYGALDEVVSFVDGGSATLYEHCRLAIEKSFKRFSPRGLPLIGDHDWNDGMNAVGSDWKGESVWLAQFMYLLLERFLPLSTKRGDVTFAEKCRDVMQSLKDAVNEYAWDGEWFIRATKDDGGKIGSKENEEGQIFLNAQTWAVISDITDSERKTVAMDSVGRILLKDFGALLLYPAFTKPAPDIGYITRYAPGLRENGGVYTHAATWAVWAFALMKDAASAYKAYSGICPPNRSADIDRYMAEPYVTCGNSDGPVSPMYGRGGWSWYTGSAQWLHRVAVNWILGIRVEDGFIEIDPVIPPHWKGFKYTRKFKETVYEIEVRNPENLSYSVATVTVDGKGGDPKVPIVNDGETHKVVVVLGKK, encoded by the coding sequence GTGAGGCTTTTCGAGAGCAAGTACGGGTATTTCACCCCGGACGGTAGGGAATACGTGATAGTCGATCCGCGAACTCCCCGCCCCTGGGTGAACGTTATAAGCAACGGAGATTACTCCATGATCGCCTCCCACACGGGGAGCGGTTACTCATGGCGGGGCAACGCCGGCCAGAACAGGATTACCAGATCTTACCAGGACCTGATCAGGGACGACTGGGGCAAGTACTATTACATACGCGACAGGGAGAGCGGAAGGTTCTGGTCGGCAGGCTGGAAGCCGGTGATGGCCCAATACTCTCTTTACGAAGCGGTCCACGGGATGGGCTACACCATCTACCGCCACCGCGTGGAGGATATCTACTCAGAGATGAAAGTCTTCGTGGCGGCAAAGACACCGGTGGAACTGGCCGAGATAACCCTGAAGAACGAGGGCGTCACCACCCGGAGACTCGACATCACATCTTACTTCGAGTGGGTTCTCGGCAACTTCCCCGACGAGCACAGGGAGTTTCACAAGCTCTTCATCGTACCGGCCTTCAGAGATAACGCAATTCATGTAAGGAAGTACCTGGGGCAGTTTCCCGACGGAAAGGGGAGGTGGAACAACACCGACTGGAACCAGATCGCCTTTCACGGTGTGAGCGAACCGGTGAAGTCCTACACCTGCGACAAGGAATCTTTCATAGGGATGTACGGCTCACAGGAGAGGCCAGCCGCGCTCTTGGAGGACGAACTGCCGGGAAAGTGCGACAGGTTCGGCGATCCCTGCGCCGCCCTGCGGGTCGAGGTGGTTCTGGCTCCGGGACAGTCGAAGAGCGTCGTATTCACCACCGGCACCGCGATAATCGGCGAGGAGGACCCGGAAGAACTTCTGAAATCCCACACCTCCCTCGAGGCTTCCAGACGGCTCTTCTCGGAAGTAAAAGAGATGTGGGACGGTTTGCTGGAGGCCGAGAAGGTCGAAACGCCCGACCCTGCGTTGAATATAATGACCAATTACTGGTCGAAGTACCAGGCGATCTCGGGCAGATTGTGGGGCAAGTCCGGTTATTACCAGGTATCGGCCGGTTACGGCTTCAGGGACCAATTGCAGGACTCGCAGATCTTCCTCGCCGCCGATCCGGACCTCATGAGGAAGCAGATCCTGCTCCACGCGCAGCACCAGTTCAGAGAGGGGGACGTCTTTCACTGGTGGTTCACCATGGGGGGCGGCGGTCCGAGGACGGGCTGTTCGGACGACCTTTTGTGGCTCCCCTTCATCACATCGCAGTATGTGAGGGAAACCCTGGACTACGGCGCACTGGATGAAGTTGTATCCTTCGTCGATGGCGGTTCGGCGACGCTTTACGAACACTGCAGGCTGGCCATCGAGAAATCCTTCAAGCGCTTCTCACCCCGCGGGTTGCCTCTTATAGGAGATCACGACTGGAACGACGGCATGAACGCAGTGGGCAGCGACTGGAAGGGAGAAAGCGTCTGGCTGGCTCAATTCATGTACCTTTTGCTCGAGCGGTTCCTGCCTCTTTCGACGAAGCGGGGAGACGTGACCTTCGCCGAAAAGTGCCGAGACGTGATGCAATCGCTGAAGGACGCCGTGAACGAATACGCCTGGGACGGCGAGTGGTTCATCCGCGCGACCAAAGACGACGGCGGCAAGATCGGCTCGAAGGAGAACGAAGAGGGGCAGATCTTCCTCAACGCCCAGACCTGGGCCGTGATAAGCGATATAACAGATTCCGAAAGAAAGACCGTCGCCATGGATTCGGTGGGAAGGATTCTCCTCAAAGACTTCGGCGCCCTCTTGCTCTATCCGGCCTTCACGAAGCCGGCGCCGGATATAGGATATATAACCAGATACGCTCCCGGGCTGAGGGAGAACGGCGGTGTCTATACACACGCGGCCACCTGGGCGGTCTGGGCCTTCGCGCTCATGAAGGACGCCGCCAGCGCCTACAAAGCCTATTCAGGCATCTGCCCGCCCAACAGGAGCGCGGATATAGACAGATACATGGCCGAACCGTACGTCACCTGCGGCAATTCCGACGGGCCGGTTTCTCCGATGTACGGAAGGGGTGGCTGGAGCTGGTACACCGGTTCGGCCCAGTGGCTCCACCGGGTGGCCGTCAACTGGATACTCGGGATAAGGGTGGAAGACGGTTTCATAGAGATAGATCCTGTAATACCGCCACACTGGAAAGGCTTCAAATACACGAGGAAATTCAAAGAGACCGTGTACGAAATAGAGGTAAGAAACCCCGAAAATCTCTCATACTCAGTCGCAACCGTAACGGTCGATGGGAAGGGAGGCGATCCGAAGGTTCCGATCGTAAACGACGGTGAAACTCACAAAGTAGTGGTTGTATTGGGGAAGAAGTAA
- a CDS encoding glycoside hydrolase family 3 N-terminal domain-containing protein encodes MKRLSDMTLEEKIGQLVMYGKYGEAQQKALAEGRIGSFLNNRGEETQSRQNIALDSPTGIPLIIGDDVIHGFRTIFPIPLALSCSFDMGLIEETCALSAREAAMEGINMIFAPMVDISRDPRWGRVAEGAGEDPYLGSEVARARVRGYQRNDWEDLPKIAACAKHYVAYGAPQGGRDYDGADISERSLREIYLPPFDAAVKAGVMSVMSSFNDLNGIPVSGNERAIRGILRGELGFEGVVVSDWESVEELVNHSIASDGREAARLGFKAGVDIDMNSGVYERYLKELVREGKLTIEEIDEAAWRVLKLKERLGLFGKKRFVIEEARRLSLENPAAKELALKAARESMVLLKNRDLLPLRKGTKLAVIGQLADDRPDMLGCWAGQVEAQESVTVLEGLENLGEEFLYERGSEINSDIEGGIGKAREIAAKAQVVLMVLGETSSMSGENRSRADITIPAAQRRLLRSVMEVNENVVLVVVSGRPLVLSWEEANVPAILQLWQPGHQAGNALAEILYGIHNPSGKLTMTFPTAVGQIPIYYNRKNTGRPLFKKYIDIQDEPLFPFGWGLSYTDFDYEDLALSTDSLKGGEELRVSARVTNRGDYDGSETVMLFVRDVTASVTRPVMELKGFEKLFLKAGQSKTVQFEITEETLTFLDENFRPVLEKGRFEVFLGRNSVEHLKGCFELI; translated from the coding sequence ATGAAGAGATTGAGTGATATGACACTCGAGGAAAAGATCGGCCAGCTGGTGATGTACGGCAAGTACGGAGAAGCCCAACAGAAAGCGCTGGCCGAGGGAAGAATCGGTTCCTTTTTGAACAACAGGGGTGAAGAAACGCAGTCGAGGCAAAATATAGCCCTCGACTCGCCGACGGGCATCCCCCTGATAATTGGCGACGATGTAATTCACGGATTCAGGACGATCTTTCCCATTCCCCTCGCACTGAGCTGTTCCTTCGATATGGGGCTCATAGAGGAGACGTGCGCCCTGTCGGCGCGCGAGGCGGCCATGGAGGGTATCAACATGATATTCGCCCCCATGGTGGATATTTCGAGGGATCCGAGGTGGGGCAGGGTCGCCGAAGGGGCCGGGGAGGACCCCTATCTGGGAAGCGAAGTGGCGAGGGCGAGGGTCAGGGGATACCAGAGAAACGACTGGGAGGATCTGCCGAAAATTGCCGCCTGCGCCAAGCATTACGTGGCCTACGGCGCTCCGCAGGGCGGGAGGGATTACGACGGGGCTGACATCTCCGAGAGATCGCTCCGGGAGATCTACCTGCCACCATTCGACGCGGCGGTGAAGGCCGGCGTGATGTCGGTGATGTCCTCTTTCAACGATCTCAACGGAATTCCCGTTTCGGGTAACGAGCGAGCTATACGGGGCATACTCAGGGGCGAGCTCGGCTTCGAGGGAGTTGTGGTGAGCGACTGGGAATCGGTGGAAGAGCTGGTGAACCACTCGATAGCCTCCGACGGAAGGGAGGCGGCCCGGCTGGGCTTCAAAGCCGGGGTGGATATAGACATGAACTCTGGAGTCTATGAGAGATATCTTAAAGAGCTCGTCCGGGAGGGCAAGCTCACGATCGAGGAGATCGACGAAGCGGCGTGGAGAGTCCTGAAGCTGAAGGAGAGACTCGGGCTCTTCGGCAAAAAGAGATTCGTGATAGAAGAGGCACGCCGGTTGAGCCTTGAAAATCCCGCGGCGAAAGAACTGGCCTTGAAGGCGGCGCGCGAGTCAATGGTTCTGCTCAAGAACCGGGATCTTCTGCCTTTGCGAAAGGGGACGAAACTGGCGGTGATAGGCCAGCTGGCCGACGACAGGCCCGACATGCTCGGCTGCTGGGCCGGACAGGTCGAGGCACAGGAGAGCGTGACAGTTCTCGAAGGTCTGGAGAACCTCGGAGAGGAGTTCCTCTACGAGAGGGGTAGCGAAATAAACTCCGACATAGAGGGCGGCATCGGCAAGGCCCGCGAGATCGCGGCGAAGGCGCAGGTAGTGCTGATGGTTCTGGGCGAGACGTCCTCGATGAGCGGCGAGAACCGCTCCAGGGCAGACATAACGATACCCGCGGCCCAGAGGCGGCTTCTAAGATCGGTCATGGAGGTCAACGAGAACGTCGTGCTGGTCGTGGTGAGCGGCCGACCTCTGGTTTTGAGCTGGGAGGAGGCGAACGTGCCGGCGATCCTCCAGCTATGGCAGCCCGGCCATCAGGCGGGCAACGCGCTTGCCGAAATCCTCTACGGCATCCACAATCCCTCGGGGAAATTGACAATGACGTTCCCGACCGCCGTCGGTCAGATACCGATCTACTACAACAGGAAAAACACGGGCCGCCCGCTTTTCAAGAAGTATATAGATATCCAGGACGAACCGCTCTTCCCATTCGGCTGGGGCTTGAGCTACACGGATTTCGATTACGAAGATCTCGCGCTCTCGACCGATTCTCTCAAGGGGGGAGAGGAGCTGAGAGTGAGCGCGCGTGTCACCAACCGCGGCGATTACGACGGCTCCGAGACGGTTATGCTCTTCGTGAGGGATGTGACGGCCTCCGTCACCAGACCGGTGATGGAGCTCAAAGGCTTCGAAAAGCTCTTCCTGAAGGCCGGCCAATCGAAGACCGTACAGTTCGAAATAACGGAGGAGACGCTAACTTTCCTCGACGAAAACTTTAGGCCCGTCCTAGAAAAGGGGCGGTTCGAGGTCTTCCTCGGGCGCAACAGCGTCGAACACCTGAAGGGCTGTTTCGAATTGATCTGA
- a CDS encoding LacI family DNA-binding transcriptional regulator, with protein sequence MATIKDVARLAGVSISTVSYVLNNSNRIGEETRQKVLKAAKELNYVPNTFARSLKKEKYDLISLIVHEIKGPFYDSLVKGIQDVLHNMGYNLLIYCTLENRRQDVAKFLKNDIVDGLIVMTPAVKSEDVERFSRDFPVVTLDRVLRSERVRSVRIGNERGSYEVVRHLQELGHRRIGFIKGSKDTLDARERYSGFTGAMKKFGLNVVAGDVLEGDFTEESGRSSMSGYLEANRGRKIATAFYCANDEMAIGALKALNEFGLRVPEDVSLVGFDDIELSSYITPKLTTVRRPMYQLGSLAAHMLISLIFGKYDEVSNINLDVTLVVRDSTGRVAHEEIE encoded by the coding sequence TTGGCGACTATAAAAGACGTTGCGAGGCTCGCGGGGGTTTCTATCTCCACGGTTTCCTACGTCCTGAACAACAGCAACAGGATAGGCGAAGAGACCAGGCAGAAAGTGCTTAAGGCCGCGAAGGAATTGAACTACGTTCCCAACACCTTCGCCAGGAGCCTCAAGAAGGAGAAGTACGATCTCATTTCGCTCATCGTCCATGAAATAAAGGGCCCCTTCTACGACTCTCTGGTGAAGGGTATCCAGGATGTTCTTCACAACATGGGTTACAACCTGTTGATCTACTGCACGCTGGAGAACCGCCGTCAGGATGTCGCCAAGTTCCTCAAAAACGATATCGTCGATGGCCTCATCGTAATGACCCCGGCTGTCAAGTCCGAGGATGTCGAACGCTTCTCCCGGGACTTCCCGGTCGTCACGCTGGACAGGGTACTGAGGAGCGAGAGAGTGAGGAGCGTTCGGATAGGCAACGAAAGGGGCTCGTACGAAGTCGTCAGACACCTTCAGGAACTGGGCCACAGGCGGATAGGTTTCATAAAGGGATCGAAGGACACGCTCGACGCCAGGGAGCGGTATTCGGGCTTCACCGGGGCCATGAAGAAGTTCGGGCTCAACGTTGTGGCCGGTGACGTTCTGGAAGGCGATTTCACCGAGGAGTCCGGCCGCAGCTCGATGAGCGGTTATCTGGAGGCGAACCGTGGCAGGAAGATCGCCACGGCCTTCTACTGCGCCAACGACGAGATGGCCATAGGCGCGCTCAAGGCGTTAAACGAGTTCGGGTTGAGAGTGCCGGAGGATGTATCTCTCGTCGGTTTCGATGACATAGAACTCTCCTCGTACATAACCCCGAAGCTGACCACGGTGAGGAGGCCGATGTACCAGCTCGGTTCGCTCGCCGCGCACATGCTTATAAGCCTGATCTTTGGCAAGTACGACGAGGTGAGCAATATCAATCTCGACGTTACTCTGGTGGTGAGAGATTCGACCGGGAGGGTGGCACATGAAGAGATTGAGTGA